A section of the Pedobacter sp. HDW13 genome encodes:
- a CDS encoding Fic family protein → MDQLLRTYDKTVTEYKKIISDSFDVDDFREYNEILFSAHSCAVEGNSFTVDETRELREKGMSLKLQNHSLFEAFEILDHFNAYEFVFDNLDKPLSELFVKQTQELLTRNTIKFAKGYEPGEYTKTQMAAGDTVFGDFETSIKRMPQLMQSTEDAIIKSSLHPLEISARFHKFFIYLHPFPDGNGRVGRLISNYILARLSQPM, encoded by the coding sequence ATGGATCAACTTCTCCGAACTTACGACAAGACGGTAACCGAATATAAAAAAATTATTTCAGATAGTTTTGATGTTGATGACTTTCGGGAGTACAACGAGATCCTTTTCTCTGCACACAGCTGTGCAGTTGAGGGCAATTCTTTTACGGTAGATGAGACAAGGGAATTAAGAGAGAAGGGGATGAGCCTTAAACTTCAAAACCATTCGCTTTTTGAAGCTTTCGAAATCTTAGACCACTTTAATGCATACGAATTTGTTTTTGACAACCTAGACAAGCCTTTATCAGAACTTTTTGTCAAGCAAACACAGGAATTGCTTACCAGAAATACGATTAAATTTGCAAAAGGGTATGAGCCAGGGGAATACACGAAGACTCAAATGGCAGCTGGAGATACAGTTTTTGGGGATTTCGAGACTAGTATTAAAAGAATGCCTCAATTGATGCAGTCAACGGAAGACGCAATCATCAAATCAAGTTTGCACCCATTGGAAATCAGTGCGCGTTTCCACAAGTTTTTTATCTATCTCCACCCGTTCCCAGACGGCAATGGTCGAGTGGGTAGGTTAATATCCAATTATATTTTAGCCAGATTGTCACAGCCCATGTGA
- a CDS encoding lytic transglycosylase domain-containing protein produces MIKKLLLASICVCFGLISSVSAQQLLHLDSLRKAQNNIFINTDTVAVPLVTENPLMMSQNFIYKLRLDSITKTVPLPYNEYVQQYIDIYAKRKDMFGKMIGLSSYYFPIFDKALKDYNIPQEIKYLTIVESQMNPHAISRVGATGIWQFMFGTGKAYGLKMDNFVDERKDPIQASYAAAAYFRDAFEELGDWLLAIAAYNCGKGNVTRAIDKAGSRDFWVIRQFLPKETRNYVPAFIAAVYVMNYSNKHQITSQACNMFLKTDTVQTTRFVSLSTLAKALNVEESAIFALNPSYKKKIVNGTDDEPKRIVMPKLKDIDFAGVYEVLNNVDVDVNMRVIEASTDDVRDLRKKKAKSATASAVVYHKVTSGQNLTAVADKYGVEVQDLRVWNGLKSKTIVPGQRLKIYAKNRVVLKAPASFLSYKVKTGDTLSEIAEKFDGATVQSIRRDNKLSKAGLQAGMILKISKG; encoded by the coding sequence ATGATTAAAAAATTACTTCTTGCTTCAATTTGTGTTTGCTTCGGATTGATTTCTTCCGTTTCGGCACAACAACTTCTCCATTTAGATAGCCTTCGTAAAGCGCAAAACAACATTTTCATCAATACTGATACCGTAGCCGTTCCGCTGGTTACCGAGAATCCGTTAATGATGAGCCAGAATTTCATCTATAAACTCAGGCTCGATTCGATTACCAAAACCGTTCCGCTTCCTTACAACGAGTACGTACAGCAGTACATCGATATTTATGCCAAGCGTAAAGATATGTTCGGCAAAATGATCGGCTTATCGAGTTATTACTTCCCTATTTTTGATAAGGCTTTAAAAGATTACAACATTCCGCAAGAGATAAAATACCTCACTATCGTAGAATCCCAAATGAACCCACACGCCATTTCGCGCGTTGGGGCAACGGGTATCTGGCAGTTTATGTTTGGTACCGGAAAAGCTTACGGTTTGAAGATGGATAACTTTGTTGATGAACGCAAAGATCCCATTCAGGCCAGTTATGCTGCTGCGGCTTATTTTAGAGATGCTTTTGAAGAGCTTGGCGACTGGCTTTTGGCCATTGCAGCCTACAACTGTGGCAAGGGGAATGTAACCCGTGCAATTGATAAAGCCGGATCTCGCGATTTTTGGGTAATCAGACAGTTTTTACCCAAAGAAACCAGGAATTATGTGCCCGCATTTATTGCCGCGGTTTACGTAATGAATTATTCGAACAAACATCAGATTACCAGTCAGGCCTGCAACATGTTCTTAAAAACCGATACCGTTCAAACCACCAGGTTTGTATCGCTTTCTACACTGGCGAAGGCCTTAAATGTAGAAGAATCGGCCATATTTGCCTTAAACCCGTCGTATAAGAAGAAGATTGTTAACGGTACTGACGATGAGCCCAAGCGCATTGTGATGCCTAAATTAAAAGATATTGATTTTGCTGGTGTTTACGAAGTGCTCAACAATGTAGATGTTGATGTAAACATGCGCGTAATAGAGGCGAGCACCGATGATGTACGTGATTTAAGAAAGAAAAAAGCCAAAAGCGCTACTGCATCTGCTGTAGTTTACCATAAAGTTACCAGCGGACAGAATTTAACCGCCGTTGCTGATAAGTATGGCGTTGAAGTGCAGGATTTGCGGGTTTGGAACGGCTTAAAAAGTAAAACTATTGTACCCGGACAAAGACTTAAAATTTATGCTAAAAACCGTGTAGTGCTGAAGGCACCAGCATCGTTTTTAAGCTATAAAGTAAAAACCGGCGATACCTTATCAGAAATAGCCGAGAAATTTGATGGCGCTACTGTTCAGAGTATTAGACGGGATAATAAGCTGAGCAAAGCAGGCTTACAGGCTGGTATGATCCTGAAAATCAGTAAGGGTTAA
- the gatA gene encoding Asp-tRNA(Asn)/Glu-tRNA(Gln) amidotransferase subunit GatA, whose amino-acid sequence MKKYSSLKEIQSLISQKQLTLPDLLAYYFKQIKDNEHLNAFNEVFFYTAEVQAKAVQQKIEAGTAGKLAGMVIGIKDNICYKDHEVTASSKMLEGFISPYSSTVVERLLQEDAVIIGRLNCDEFAMGGSNETSFYGAVRNAANAELVPGGSSGGSAVAVQADMCLSALGTDTGGSVRQPAAFCGQIGLKPTYGRISRYGVIAYASSFDQVGPITSSIEDAAILLQVLAGSDDHDSTASALTVPDYPAHLNETKKQKIAVLKETIESEALDPEIKTAILKSIADLQAQGHTVEYVSFDLLDYLVPAYYILTTAEASSNLSRYDGVHYGHRNMEAKSLNELYKLSRAEGFGEEVKRRILLGTFVLSAGYYDAYYQKAQQVRRLIREKMDQLFEEYDFVLSPVAPTAAFKIGDNVQDALVMYMADIFTVLPSLSGNPAIALPLGNNEANLPLSIQFTAKHFEEDKLLAFSQAFLS is encoded by the coding sequence TTGAAGAAATACAGTTCTCTTAAAGAGATTCAATCGCTCATTTCGCAAAAGCAGTTAACTTTACCCGATTTATTAGCTTATTATTTTAAGCAGATTAAAGATAATGAACACCTCAATGCATTTAATGAGGTGTTTTTTTATACGGCCGAAGTTCAGGCAAAAGCGGTACAGCAGAAAATAGAAGCAGGTACAGCAGGTAAGCTTGCAGGGATGGTTATTGGTATTAAAGATAATATCTGCTACAAAGACCATGAGGTAACTGCATCATCGAAAATGCTCGAAGGTTTTATCTCTCCCTATTCATCCACTGTTGTTGAGCGTTTATTGCAGGAAGATGCCGTTATTATTGGCCGCTTAAACTGCGACGAATTTGCCATGGGTGGCTCAAATGAAACTTCTTTCTATGGTGCAGTAAGAAACGCGGCAAATGCAGAGCTTGTTCCGGGCGGTTCGTCTGGCGGTTCGGCGGTAGCGGTTCAGGCCGATATGTGTTTATCTGCTTTAGGTACCGATACAGGTGGTTCGGTAAGGCAACCAGCTGCTTTTTGCGGTCAGATCGGCCTTAAACCAACCTATGGACGTATTTCCCGTTATGGTGTAATTGCCTATGCCTCTTCTTTTGATCAGGTTGGTCCAATTACTTCATCGATAGAAGATGCAGCAATATTGCTTCAGGTTTTGGCGGGTTCTGATGATCATGACTCTACTGCTTCGGCTTTAACCGTTCCGGATTACCCGGCACATTTAAACGAAACTAAAAAACAAAAAATAGCGGTTTTAAAAGAAACGATTGAGAGCGAAGCGCTTGATCCTGAAATTAAAACTGCCATTTTAAAATCTATAGCAGATTTACAGGCACAAGGCCATACCGTTGAGTATGTATCTTTTGATCTGTTAGACTACCTCGTTCCGGCTTATTATATTTTAACCACAGCCGAAGCTTCATCTAATCTTTCGCGCTACGATGGTGTGCATTATGGTCACCGTAATATGGAAGCGAAATCGTTAAACGAATTATACAAATTATCGCGTGCAGAGGGCTTTGGCGAAGAGGTAAAACGCCGTATCCTTTTAGGAACTTTTGTTTTAAGTGCCGGATATTACGATGCTTATTATCAAAAAGCCCAGCAAGTTCGCCGTTTAATCCGCGAAAAAATGGATCAGCTTTTCGAAGAATATGATTTTGTTTTATCGCCGGTAGCACCCACAGCAGCCTTTAAAATAGGTGATAATGTACAGGATGCGCTGGTAATGTACATGGCCGATATTTTTACGGTACTACCATCTTTAAGTGGTAACCCGGCTATTGCACTGCCTTTGGGCAATAACGAAGCAAATTTGCCGTTAAGTATACAATTTACAGCCAAACATTTTGAGGAAGATAAGCTTCTGGCTTTTTCTCAGGCATTTTTATCATAG
- a CDS encoding twin-arginine translocase TatA/TatE family subunit — protein sequence MLNTTIAAMLGTPEIIIIAVVVLLLFGGKKIPELMRGLGKGVKEFKDGKDGVDGDQVDPSNRDKTV from the coding sequence ATGTTAAATACAACAATAGCAGCAATGCTTGGAACACCAGAAATTATCATTATTGCGGTAGTGGTATTGTTATTATTTGGTGGTAAAAAAATTCCTGAACTAATGAGAGGTTTAGGTAAAGGTGTTAAAGAATTTAAAGATGGTAAAGATGGCGTTGATGGCGATCAGGTAGATCCATCTAATCGCGATAAGACTGTTTAA
- a CDS encoding twin-arginine translocase TatA/TatE family subunit, with protein MGGSEIVLILVVVLLLFGGKKLPELARGLGKGIREFKDASDGVKREIHRNINAMDLDKEEAEEATVNHSQRHHPTEEAPVDEKVEAQAAHTPESTPVDEKKVSDNQKV; from the coding sequence ATGGGGGGGTCGGAGATCGTACTCATTTTAGTAGTGGTTCTTTTGTTGTTTGGAGGTAAAAAATTACCCGAACTGGCAAGAGGATTAGGGAAAGGGATCAGAGAATTCAAAGATGCCTCGGATGGTGTGAAGCGCGAAATCCATAGAAATATTAATGCCATGGATTTGGATAAAGAAGAAGCGGAAGAAGCAACAGTAAACCATAGTCAACGTCATCACCCAACTGAAGAAGCACCGGTTGATGAAAAGGTAGAAGCACAAGCAGCGCATACACCTGAAAGCACACCTGTTGACGAAAAAAAAGTAAGTGACAATCAAAAAGTTTAA
- a CDS encoding murein hydrolase activator EnvC: MKLHKYLFILFLSAFTLSAVAQTESQLRRKKEAIQREIEQLQKNLNKAASGKKLTIQQINTINAQIRLRQDKIGTINSEIKNLDNQISQNTNTVHTLQGQLGDLKKEYAGMIRFAQRNRNAYDKMMFIFAAKDFNQAYKRIKYLQQFSQYRKKQAGYIENTQQDLNGKIKVLDKTLREKSDLLKEQERERERLGKDKSEQSVVLNKLSKQEKQFKQDINTRVKQQAQIDKAIRVVIQRAIEEARRKAAEEARIAAAKAAAEAKAAAAKARAENKPVPAAPAAAKEKNTNELLTNDAGSAKLAAGFENNRGRLPYPVSGTITEHFGVHKVDQASMNNEGVNITASEGAAVRAVFDGEVLGVSLIYGKYVVILMHGNYFTIYQNLRSASVSKGDKVSTRQTIGVLANTGDIAELHFEIMRGQTKLNPEAWISK, encoded by the coding sequence ATGAAGCTACACAAATATCTATTTATCCTTTTTTTAAGCGCGTTCACCCTTTCGGCAGTAGCGCAAACTGAAAGCCAACTTAGAAGGAAAAAAGAAGCGATTCAGCGCGAAATTGAACAACTTCAGAAAAATTTAAATAAGGCTGCCAGTGGTAAAAAGCTTACCATACAGCAGATTAATACCATTAATGCCCAGATTCGGTTGCGCCAGGATAAGATTGGTACCATCAATTCTGAAATAAAAAATCTGGATAACCAAATCTCTCAGAACACCAATACCGTACATACATTACAAGGTCAGTTAGGCGATCTTAAAAAGGAGTATGCTGGAATGATCCGTTTTGCCCAGCGTAACAGAAATGCTTACGACAAAATGATGTTTATTTTTGCTGCCAAAGATTTTAACCAGGCTTATAAACGGATAAAATATTTACAGCAGTTTAGCCAGTACCGTAAAAAACAGGCAGGCTACATTGAAAATACGCAGCAAGACCTGAATGGTAAAATTAAGGTTTTGGATAAAACGCTTAGGGAAAAAAGTGATCTGTTAAAAGAGCAGGAAAGAGAGCGTGAGCGCTTAGGTAAAGATAAGAGCGAACAATCGGTAGTGCTAAATAAACTGAGCAAGCAGGAAAAGCAGTTTAAGCAAGACATTAATACCCGTGTAAAACAACAGGCGCAGATTGATAAAGCCATTCGTGTAGTGATTCAACGTGCTATTGAAGAGGCAAGAAGAAAAGCAGCAGAAGAAGCACGTATAGCAGCAGCGAAAGCAGCGGCAGAGGCGAAAGCGGCGGCGGCTAAAGCAAGGGCAGAAAACAAACCTGTACCAGCAGCTCCGGCGGCAGCAAAAGAGAAAAATACCAACGAACTGCTTACCAACGATGCCGGATCGGCAAAACTGGCTGCAGGATTTGAAAATAATAGAGGAAGATTGCCTTATCCGGTTTCGGGTACCATTACCGAGCACTTCGGGGTACATAAAGTAGATCAGGCGTCGATGAACAACGAAGGGGTAAATATTACGGCTTCAGAAGGTGCTGCAGTAAGAGCGGTGTTTGATGGCGAAGTGTTAGGAGTAAGCCTTATTTATGGTAAATATGTGGTGATATTAATGCACGGTAACTATTTTACCATTTATCAAAACCTGAGATCGGCGAGTGTTAGCAAAGGCGATAAAGTAAGCACACGCCAAACCATTGGTGTGTTGGCAAATACAGGAGATATTGCAGAACTCCATTTTGAAATTATGAGAGGCCAGACAAAATTAAACCCGGAGGCCTGGATTAGTAAATAA
- a CDS encoding DUF4292 domain-containing protein, which yields MRRNILNSLFLLGTVVFVSACKPKKEIVVAPQAKTETKTDNSKAEALTLLNGKQLKFNTLSLKAKATLDIAGDANDVTMNFKMKEKETIWVSITALGGMAEVARALITPDSIKIMNRMKSEYLKKPFSYIYNFTNKQVNFNTLQSILTGNAMGEFLTDQSDVKNENGVWVVSGSKQTLDYKLLFNTLFKVAETNLNDSQNGQALKVTYTDYQKLNEYLFPSALQIKTLSKAKRINIDMQFVKIDGNVPVDFPFSVPKRFTVVK from the coding sequence ATGAGAAGAAATATTTTAAATAGCCTGTTCCTATTAGGTACTGTAGTTTTTGTTTCGGCATGTAAGCCTAAAAAAGAAATTGTAGTGGCTCCACAGGCCAAAACAGAAACCAAAACCGATAATTCTAAAGCCGAGGCCTTAACCTTATTAAACGGTAAACAACTTAAATTTAATACTCTTTCTCTCAAAGCGAAAGCTACGCTCGATATTGCCGGTGATGCCAATGATGTAACCATGAATTTCAAAATGAAAGAAAAGGAAACGATTTGGGTAAGCATTACTGCTCTGGGTGGTATGGCCGAAGTGGCCAGGGCTTTAATTACACCTGATAGTATCAAAATTATGAACCGCATGAAAAGCGAATACCTGAAAAAGCCTTTCAGCTATATTTATAATTTTACCAATAAGCAGGTTAATTTTAATACTTTACAGTCTATTTTAACCGGGAATGCCATGGGAGAATTTTTGACCGATCAATCGGATGTTAAAAACGAAAATGGTGTTTGGGTGGTTTCGGGCAGCAAACAAACGCTCGATTATAAATTGCTTTTCAATACGCTTTTTAAAGTGGCGGAAACCAATTTAAATGATTCGCAAAACGGACAGGCCTTAAAAGTAACTTATACCGATTATCAGAAATTAAATGAATATTTATTTCCAAGTGCTTTGCAAATCAAAACCTTATCTAAAGCAAAGCGAATAAACATTGACATGCAGTTTGTTAAAATTGATGGCAATGTTCCGGTCGATTTTCCGTTTAGTGTACCAAAGAGATTTACTGTAGTAAAGTAA
- a CDS encoding tetratricopeptide repeat protein — translation MKYKIHFLIGLTLTSFQAFSQGTVTPATNRDSNMVKQLFFAGLREKMSENYVIASTNFNKIVSLDPGNHAAYFELANANLRLDKLTEAEQNIKQALKINQDNLWYWRLLGEVYKRNNKMPELVEVFNQLIRLDPQNDAYYFDKANAQFLANQLDAAKKTYNEIEAKFGESKELLVAKRRMDQNGSTSESDIVKLLEGNQADVKNYLYAAGLLLQKGNDPEALKVLVKAHQLEPHNFEVNLGLADIYRKQKNDEAAFASLKMAFESADMPINEKIKIIAALFPKLGQPVVAKNVTELSKLVAEKNPADAKALALYGDVLYQQNNLKEALTQYQAALKLNEQVYVVWEQVINIHTLLGHYDEAVKVGDEALTIYPNQASLYYYMAYALFKTGKHDAALSNLKTSLQLDVENKSLQAQVYALQGDIYINQNNFALAKTAFEKAISTEPDNYLIMNNYAYYLALRNDDLNKAAKYAETAANAMPDNSSITDTYAFILFKQQKYDLAKTWIEKALQNNSSKNGVYLERYGDILYMKGEKDAALIQWQKAKEAGNSSDVLNKKINEKKYFK, via the coding sequence ATGAAGTACAAAATTCATTTTCTTATCGGACTTACTTTGACGAGCTTCCAGGCTTTTAGTCAGGGAACGGTTACGCCAGCTACCAATCGCGATAGCAATATGGTAAAACAATTGTTCTTTGCAGGCTTGCGTGAGAAAATGTCTGAAAATTATGTAATCGCTTCAACCAATTTCAACAAGATTGTAAGTTTAGATCCCGGTAACCATGCGGCCTATTTCGAGCTGGCCAATGCCAATTTACGCTTAGATAAACTTACTGAAGCAGAGCAAAATATAAAGCAGGCTTTAAAAATTAATCAGGATAACCTCTGGTACTGGCGTTTATTGGGCGAGGTGTACAAACGGAACAATAAAATGCCCGAACTGGTTGAGGTGTTTAATCAGTTAATCCGGCTTGATCCGCAAAACGATGCCTACTATTTTGATAAGGCCAATGCACAGTTTTTAGCCAATCAGCTCGATGCCGCGAAGAAAACCTATAATGAAATTGAAGCCAAATTTGGCGAGTCGAAAGAGTTGCTTGTAGCCAAAAGAAGAATGGATCAGAATGGGAGTACCTCAGAAAGCGACATTGTTAAATTACTAGAGGGCAACCAGGCCGATGTAAAAAACTATTTATACGCCGCGGGTTTGCTGTTGCAAAAAGGCAACGATCCCGAAGCATTAAAAGTACTGGTAAAAGCACATCAACTAGAACCTCATAATTTTGAGGTAAACTTAGGCTTGGCCGATATTTATCGCAAACAGAAAAATGATGAAGCAGCCTTTGCTTCCTTAAAAATGGCTTTCGAAAGTGCCGACATGCCAATAAATGAGAAAATAAAAATTATTGCTGCTCTTTTTCCAAAACTCGGTCAGCCTGTTGTTGCCAAAAATGTAACCGAGCTGAGTAAATTGGTTGCTGAAAAAAATCCTGCTGATGCCAAAGCGCTGGCACTTTATGGCGATGTACTTTATCAGCAAAACAATTTAAAAGAAGCTTTAACACAATATCAGGCCGCTTTAAAACTAAACGAACAGGTTTATGTGGTTTGGGAACAGGTTATTAATATTCATACCTTGCTTGGGCATTATGATGAGGCTGTAAAAGTTGGAGATGAAGCGCTGACCATTTATCCAAACCAGGCCAGTCTGTACTACTATATGGCCTATGCCCTATTTAAAACCGGTAAGCATGATGCGGCTTTAAGCAACCTCAAAACCTCGCTGCAACTGGATGTAGAGAATAAAAGTTTGCAGGCACAGGTTTATGCGCTGCAAGGCGATATTTATATTAACCAGAATAACTTTGCCCTGGCCAAAACAGCTTTCGAAAAGGCTATTTCAACTGAGCCCGATAATTACCTCATCATGAATAATTATGCCTACTATCTGGCTTTGAGGAATGACGATTTAAATAAAGCGGCTAAATATGCCGAAACTGCGGCCAATGCCATGCCTGATAATTCGTCGATTACCGATACCTATGCCTTTATCCTGTTTAAACAGCAAAAATACGATCTGGCCAAAACCTGGATTGAAAAGGCTCTGCAAAACAATAGTAGTAAAAATGGTGTTTATTTGGAGCGATATGGCGATATCCTGTACATGAAGGGTGAAAAAGATGCTGCATTAATTCAATGGCAAAAAGCAAAAGAGGCTGGAAACAGTTCAGATGTATTAAATAAAAAAATAAATGAGAAGAAATATTTTAAATAG
- the dut gene encoding dUTP diphosphatase codes for MEIKIINKSGHPLPQYETAHAAGMDLRAAITEEITLKPLQRLLVPTGLFIELPVGYEAQIRPRSGLAYKHGISIVNAPGTIDADYRGEIKVLLVNLSDTDFKIVNGDRIAQMVVAKHETVSWQAVDALGETDRGEGGYGHTGK; via the coding sequence ATGGAAATAAAAATCATCAACAAATCCGGACACCCACTTCCTCAATACGAAACTGCACATGCGGCAGGCATGGATTTGAGGGCTGCAATAACCGAAGAAATTACACTTAAACCTTTGCAGCGCTTACTGGTGCCTACAGGCTTGTTTATCGAACTACCCGTAGGTTACGAAGCGCAGATCAGGCCAAGAAGTGGGCTGGCCTATAAACATGGCATTAGTATTGTTAATGCTCCGGGTACAATTGATGCCGATTACCGTGGCGAGATCAAAGTTTTATTGGTAAATTTATCGGATACAGATTTTAAAATTGTTAATGGCGACAGGATTGCGCAAATGGTAGTGGCTAAGCACGAAACGGTGAGTTGGCAGGCGGTTGATGCACTAGGCGAAACCGATCGGGGCGAAGGCGGTTATGGTCATACCGGAAAGTAA
- a CDS encoding lipopolysaccharide biosynthesis protein yields MSVYKKFAGQTLIYGLSTIFSRLFNFILTPIYTRVYPTSVYGIFTKMFSYVSIINPILAFGMETTYFRYLNKHEDKKQEVYNNSFLVIAFISILFLITGLVFSDYLARFTLNGSISELANQKLYVQYFVWILFVDAISVIPFAKLRADGKPFRYSLIKFLNIGVFVGFNLIFIFGIPWLIKNDMGSGWLLSWYKGRWVGYVFISNLIASIVTFIMLLPQFLEIEFKFNKALFSNMFGYSWPVLVANLSFIINENLDKILLSKYLPTNIADHDIGIYGAVCKLAIFISIFNTAFRLGAEPFFFSHAKNANAKQTYATILYYFVLALSILFVGLTANIEIIKHFISDKYWVGLTAVPYLLFGYVCLGIYMNLSVWYRLSDQTRFGLYISLVGAVFTIVMNIILIPKYSYIGSAWVSMFAYLIIMVISYVLGQKHYPIPYNLKRMVAYLVVSIILVYLSFWVFKQNIYFGNGLLIIFLVGMFYFEKNNLLKLLKK; encoded by the coding sequence ATGTCTGTATATAAAAAGTTTGCCGGACAAACGCTGATTTACGGTTTAAGTACCATCTTTTCGCGTTTATTCAATTTTATCCTGACCCCTATTTATACCCGGGTTTATCCAACAAGCGTATACGGGATATTTACCAAAATGTTCAGTTACGTTTCCATCATTAATCCCATTTTGGCGTTTGGAATGGAAACTACCTATTTCCGATATCTGAATAAGCATGAGGATAAAAAACAGGAAGTATATAACAACAGCTTTTTGGTTATCGCTTTTATTTCAATCCTTTTCTTAATAACGGGATTGGTTTTTTCAGATTATCTGGCCCGGTTTACACTAAATGGAAGCATTTCGGAACTTGCCAACCAAAAATTATATGTGCAATACTTTGTCTGGATCTTATTTGTAGATGCCATTAGCGTAATTCCATTTGCCAAACTGAGGGCCGATGGAAAGCCGTTTCGTTACAGCCTCATCAAGTTCTTAAATATTGGTGTATTCGTGGGATTCAATCTGATATTTATTTTTGGCATTCCCTGGTTAATTAAAAATGATATGGGAAGCGGATGGTTGTTGTCCTGGTATAAAGGGCGTTGGGTTGGGTATGTATTTATTTCCAATTTAATTGCAAGCATAGTTACATTCATAATGCTTTTGCCTCAGTTCTTAGAAATCGAGTTTAAGTTTAATAAAGCCTTATTTAGCAATATGTTCGGTTATAGCTGGCCCGTGCTGGTTGCCAACCTGTCATTTATTATTAACGAAAACCTGGATAAAATTTTATTGAGTAAATACCTGCCAACCAATATAGCCGATCATGACATTGGTATTTATGGTGCAGTATGTAAACTGGCTATTTTTATCAGTATTTTCAACACAGCATTCAGGCTTGGAGCAGAACCTTTCTTTTTCAGTCATGCTAAAAACGCCAATGCAAAACAAACCTATGCAACCATCCTGTATTATTTTGTTCTGGCTTTATCCATTCTGTTTGTTGGCTTAACGGCAAACATTGAAATTATTAAACATTTTATTTCAGATAAATATTGGGTTGGATTGACAGCGGTTCCATACCTGTTGTTTGGGTATGTGTGCCTGGGTATTTACATGAATCTATCTGTTTGGTACCGTTTGTCTGATCAGACACGTTTTGGTTTATACATTTCGCTGGTGGGTGCAGTGTTTACCATTGTTATGAACATCATTTTAATACCAAAGTACAGCTACATTGGTTCTGCCTGGGTATCTATGTTTGCTTACCTGATTATTATGGTTATTTCTTACGTGTTGGGACAAAAGCATTACCCTATTCCTTATAATTTAAAGCGCATGGTTGCCTATCTTGTTGTTTCCATAATTTTAGTTTACCTTTCTTTTTGGGTATTTAAACAAAATATTTACTTTGGAAACGGGTTGCTGATTATATTTTTAGTAGGCATGTTTTATTTTGAAAAAAATAATTTGTTAAAGCTTCTGAAAAAGTAA
- a CDS encoding acylphosphatase, which yields MKHLNITITGKVQGVGFRETTKIIANQMMVNGFVRNEKDGSVYIEAEGEDIFLEEFVNWCHEGPDRSRVENVVVNEAEVKNYRNFEILRK from the coding sequence ATGAAACACCTCAATATAACAATAACAGGTAAAGTGCAGGGCGTAGGCTTTAGGGAAACCACTAAAATTATTGCCAACCAGATGATGGTGAATGGTTTTGTACGGAACGAAAAGGATGGCTCGGTATATATTGAAGCAGAAGGTGAGGATATTTTTCTCGAAGAATTTGTAAACTGGTGCCATGAAGGACCCGATCGTTCACGCGTAGAAAATGTTGTAGTAAACGAAGCCGAAGTGAAAAACTATCGTAATTTTGAAATTTTAAGGAAGTAA